In Paralcaligenes sp. KSB-10, the following are encoded in one genomic region:
- a CDS encoding tripartite tricarboxylate transporter substrate binding protein, which yields MKQLAKLLSIAGLASCLAMPSYAQPQSSYPDRPIHLIVPFTPGGSTDILARAVGDKLTQAWGKPVIIENVPGAGGIIGTEKAAKADHDGYTLLMGHIGTLGVNPSLYRSKHLEPLKMFEPVAWVANVPNVLVVNPSLPVHSLAELIAYAKKNPGKIDFGSGGNGSAAHIATEYLMLKAGINMTHVPYRGTGPAVTDLLAGQNQLMFTGTPAVIGFLKSGRLRALAVSSLKRVGVLPEVQTVSESGLPGLKGFEADQWYGIVAPAGTPAGIVAKLNKEINRIVSAPELAKRFEAEGAIPHPATPEEFKTMIAGEIARWKDVVEKTHIAIN from the coding sequence ATGAAACAGTTAGCCAAATTATTATCGATCGCAGGGCTGGCCTCGTGCCTGGCCATGCCCTCTTATGCACAGCCGCAATCCAGTTACCCGGATCGGCCCATACACCTGATCGTACCGTTTACGCCAGGCGGTTCCACGGACATTCTTGCCAGGGCGGTCGGCGACAAACTTACCCAGGCCTGGGGCAAGCCCGTCATCATCGAAAATGTGCCGGGGGCGGGCGGCATCATCGGCACGGAAAAGGCCGCCAAAGCGGACCACGACGGCTATACGCTGTTAATGGGCCATATTGGCACGCTGGGCGTGAACCCAAGCCTGTACCGGTCCAAGCACCTCGAGCCGCTGAAAATGTTCGAGCCGGTTGCCTGGGTTGCCAACGTGCCCAACGTGCTGGTGGTCAATCCGTCACTGCCGGTTCATTCGCTGGCCGAACTGATTGCCTATGCGAAGAAGAATCCGGGCAAGATCGATTTCGGCTCGGGAGGCAATGGCAGCGCGGCGCACATTGCCACGGAATACCTGATGCTGAAAGCTGGTATCAATATGACCCACGTCCCGTACCGTGGCACCGGCCCCGCTGTGACGGACTTGCTGGCGGGCCAGAATCAACTGATGTTTACCGGTACGCCGGCGGTAATCGGTTTCCTGAAAAGCGGGCGGTTGCGCGCACTGGCGGTCTCCAGCCTGAAACGGGTTGGCGTGCTGCCCGAAGTCCAGACCGTGTCGGAAAGCGGTTTGCCTGGCCTGAAAGGCTTTGAAGCCGACCAATGGTACGGGATTGTTGCTCCGGCGGGAACGCCTGCCGGCATCGTCGCCAAGCTGAACAAGGAAATAAACCGCATCGTAAGCGCTCCCGAATTGGCCAAGCGCTTCGAAGCGGAAGGGGCGATACCTCATCCAGCGACCCCCGAAGAATTCAAAACCATGATTGCCGGCGAAATAGCGCGCTGGAAAGATGTCGTGGAAAAAACGCATATTGCCATCAATTGA
- a CDS encoding FAD-binding oxidoreductase, with the protein MPEKLGMVAVVGGGVIGVCLAYELRKRGAEVTLIDREEPGSGCSFGNSGAISPSSIAPLAMPGVLKSVPGMLRNPESPLYLPWGYLPQALPWLGRFVWSARRASVDASAKSLAALHEAAVSRHQALAREVGVPELILQRGHLHLYPDENTLAKDAAGWRLREKYGFQFERIDRDGIVALEPGINPRYRIGMFLADHATVRNPYRYVQAIFHKFLEIGGQVSRADVRALQPAAAGGWRLDTAAGAQTAQHVVVAAGAWSRRLLDPLGVKLALETQRGYHVQFQGESSPVSRTVVLADRKVFVAPMEAGLRVGGTVEIGGLRLASNPRRAEVLLRIARETFQGLEHQPFSTWMGHRPCMADSVPVIGPVAGRTGLWLAVGHGHLGLTDSAHTAELIANSLFGDR; encoded by the coding sequence ATGCCTGAAAAATTAGGGATGGTGGCGGTTGTCGGCGGCGGTGTCATCGGTGTTTGCCTGGCCTACGAATTGCGCAAGCGCGGCGCCGAAGTTACGCTGATTGATCGTGAAGAGCCCGGTAGCGGCTGTAGTTTCGGCAATTCCGGAGCCATCAGCCCCAGTTCGATCGCGCCTCTGGCCATGCCTGGCGTACTGAAATCCGTGCCGGGCATGCTCCGCAATCCGGAAAGTCCTCTTTACCTGCCTTGGGGTTATCTGCCACAGGCGCTGCCTTGGCTGGGGCGCTTTGTCTGGTCGGCGCGCCGAGCCTCGGTGGATGCGTCGGCCAAGAGCCTCGCGGCTCTGCACGAGGCCGCGGTAAGCCGGCATCAAGCTTTGGCACGCGAGGTAGGCGTGCCGGAGCTTATTTTGCAGCGCGGCCATTTGCATCTTTATCCAGACGAAAACACGTTGGCGAAAGACGCCGCGGGTTGGCGCCTGCGTGAGAAATACGGTTTTCAATTTGAGCGCATCGATCGTGATGGCATTGTCGCGCTCGAGCCGGGTATAAATCCCCGCTATCGTATTGGCATGTTCCTGGCCGATCATGCCACGGTAAGAAACCCCTATCGTTATGTGCAGGCGATCTTCCATAAGTTTCTTGAAATCGGCGGACAGGTGTCGCGTGCCGATGTGAGGGCGCTCCAACCCGCGGCGGCCGGAGGCTGGCGCCTCGATACGGCTGCGGGAGCGCAGACCGCGCAGCACGTGGTGGTGGCCGCGGGAGCCTGGTCACGTCGGCTGCTTGATCCCCTGGGTGTCAAGTTGGCGCTGGAAACACAGCGTGGCTACCATGTCCAGTTTCAGGGAGAAAGTTCTCCGGTCTCGCGTACCGTGGTGCTGGCGGATCGCAAAGTATTTGTAGCTCCCATGGAAGCAGGCTTGCGGGTAGGGGGTACTGTGGAGATCGGTGGTCTCAGGTTGGCCTCGAACCCGCGGCGTGCCGAGGTGTTGTTGCGCATAGCGCGGGAAACTTTCCAGGGGCTGGAGCACCAGCCATTTTCGACATGGATGGGGCATCGTCCGTGCATGGCGGATTCCGTGCCGGTTATCGGCCCCGTGGCCGGCCGGACTGGGCTTTGGCTGGCTGTGGGCCATGGACATCTGGGTTTGACCGATTCGGCGCATACCGCCGAACTGATTGCGAACAGCTTGTTCGGCGATCGATAG
- the thpR gene encoding RNA 2',3'-cyclic phosphodiesterase, with protein sequence MDECPPPFVAPVDDGRATERLFFALWPSPEIAAELAGWGHAAHSLCGGRIMQPETLHMTLAFLGNTPRVRVDELVHVAADWPVSLGALTLRRLGRFKRPNIVWAGPADGDTDRIAWLDSLYDMLWIRLESMGWHRPESAFRPHVSLLRNAGPGKLDSLSCSPIFWRPEQCVLVASRPNVPESRYQVLVRLPIQE encoded by the coding sequence ATGGATGAGTGCCCTCCACCCTTTGTTGCGCCGGTCGATGACGGCAGGGCCACTGAGCGCCTGTTTTTCGCTTTATGGCCTTCCCCGGAAATCGCGGCCGAACTTGCAGGCTGGGGGCATGCCGCGCATTCCCTGTGCGGCGGGCGCATCATGCAGCCCGAAACCCTGCATATGACGTTAGCCTTCCTGGGAAATACTCCCCGAGTCCGGGTGGATGAACTGGTTCATGTCGCCGCCGATTGGCCGGTATCGCTGGGTGCATTGACCTTGCGGCGTTTGGGACGGTTCAAGCGGCCCAACATTGTCTGGGCCGGTCCGGCGGACGGCGATACGGATCGTATCGCATGGCTGGACTCTCTTTACGACATGCTGTGGATACGCCTTGAATCCATGGGCTGGCACAGGCCCGAGTCCGCCTTCCGGCCGCACGTGTCCCTGCTGCGAAATGCCGGGCCGGGCAAACTGGATAGCCTGTCGTGTTCCCCCATCTTCTGGCGGCCGGAGCAGTGTGTGCTGGTTGCCTCCAGGCCGAATGTGCCTGAATCACGCTATCAGGTGCTGGTGCGTCTGCCGATACAGGAATAG
- a CDS encoding TauD/TfdA family dioxygenase has protein sequence MTNSTLLNAPLRSADVWRGSDMQGEQGWIAQFSNAELNELDNTIKGLATHYENPVGVSHKDFSMPLLEAKFKAIRIELEDGRGFQVLRGLPVERYSLEQSKIMLWALSLLLGSPQEQDRAGNLMHSVVNTGKKVTANSSTRGYETDDELTFHNDGGDAFMLLCLKTAVSGGVSKLVSVSQLFNEILLRDPQLAKVLQEPFYFDTRSQHKDGRQTQASPIMNFFEGKLSALYKRQYIETAQRFPNTPRLTKEQIEAIDLIDELCNDPSIQLSFSMQPGDVQIGNNYSIFHARTKYQDHAEDSLKRHLLRTWITLPNGRSLPPIFAQTREFSTSYTRRLAA, from the coding sequence ATGACAAACAGCACACTTTTAAATGCGCCTTTGCGCAGCGCAGATGTATGGCGCGGATCGGATATGCAAGGCGAACAGGGCTGGATCGCACAGTTTTCAAACGCGGAACTGAACGAACTGGACAACACCATAAAAGGTCTGGCCACACACTATGAAAATCCTGTTGGAGTAAGCCATAAAGATTTCTCCATGCCCCTACTGGAAGCCAAGTTCAAGGCTATTCGGATCGAACTGGAAGATGGCCGCGGATTCCAGGTGCTGCGCGGCCTGCCGGTAGAACGATACTCTCTGGAACAGAGCAAAATAATGCTCTGGGCTTTGTCGCTGCTGCTGGGCTCGCCCCAAGAGCAGGATCGTGCCGGAAATTTGATGCATAGTGTTGTGAATACTGGCAAAAAGGTGACTGCAAACAGTTCTACCCGCGGTTATGAAACCGATGACGAACTGACTTTCCACAATGATGGCGGCGATGCCTTCATGCTCTTGTGCCTTAAAACGGCCGTTTCAGGAGGAGTCAGCAAATTAGTCAGCGTGTCGCAACTCTTCAATGAAATCCTGCTGCGGGATCCGCAACTTGCCAAAGTGCTGCAGGAACCATTTTATTTTGATACCCGTTCTCAGCACAAAGACGGCCGGCAGACGCAGGCCTCTCCCATCATGAATTTTTTTGAGGGAAAACTCAGCGCTCTCTATAAGCGTCAATACATTGAGACTGCGCAACGTTTTCCGAACACACCCAGATTGACGAAGGAACAGATCGAGGCCATCGATTTGATCGACGAATTGTGCAATGATCCGTCCATACAGCTCTCATTCTCTATGCAACCAGGCGACGTCCAGATTGGCAACAATTACTCAATATTTCATGCCCGCACCAAATACCAGGATCACGCCGAAGATTCCCTGAAACGGCATCTGCTGCGCACCTGGATCACCCTGCCCAATGGCCGCTCGTTGCCGCCGATCTTCGCGCAAACGCGGGAGTTCAGCACTTCGTACACGCGCCGCCTAGCCGCATAG
- a CDS encoding MarR family winged helix-turn-helix transcriptional regulator: protein MVSKKNIKKLQSLRPKGVSRLLLLARRNFVTEIGALIEKSGFPVLPDSCLMLLPYIELEGTRSTDIAHRASMSKQAVTQVIGIMEKVKLVEKKLDPNDARATLISFTEFGAAYLMHMHTIINKVESDLGEKIGEEQMALFRSVLDFMAYSWPAATASQIISGAKPPE from the coding sequence ATGGTCTCGAAAAAAAATATCAAGAAACTGCAATCCCTGCGCCCTAAAGGCGTAAGCCGTTTATTGCTTCTGGCCCGCAGAAATTTCGTCACTGAAATCGGCGCCTTGATTGAAAAATCCGGATTCCCGGTTTTGCCTGACTCGTGCCTCATGCTGCTGCCCTATATCGAGCTGGAAGGTACCCGCAGCACAGATATCGCCCATCGTGCAAGCATGAGCAAGCAGGCGGTGACGCAAGTCATCGGCATCATGGAAAAAGTGAAGCTTGTCGAAAAGAAACTGGACCCCAACGATGCCCGAGCCACGTTGATATCGTTCACCGAGTTTGGCGCCGCTTATCTGATGCACATGCATACCATCATCAATAAAGTGGAAAGCGATCTGGGCGAAAAAATCGGCGAAGAACAGATGGCGCTGTTTCGATCCGTTCTCGACTTTATGGCGTACAGCTGGCCCGCCGCGACAGCCAGCCAAATAATTTCTGGCGCCAAGCCGCCGGAATAA
- a CDS encoding tripartite tricarboxylate transporter substrate binding protein — protein sequence MKNGLALFLSMLVLVCPYAAGAAAWPEKPIKLVVPYAPGGSTDVIARQYGNFLHKELKQAVIIENKPGAATNIGSEAVARADPDGYTFLWGVDTLATNPSVGPVPPFDVHKSLAAVSLIARMPGLVATNMNFPAKTISELIAMARRNPSKYTISSASLFLQVGMLEKYTDISLTHVPYKGGAQAATDAIGGQVDMVFANIPVLQTLTTSGKLRALAITSAKRSEALPDVPTLKESGMPNGVFGNWYGIFAPKNTPRDIILKMAAVSRKFVEEPTIRKTLEHNGYQLEASTPEELEAMLQEDALRTKEFVRQNPGMFANK from the coding sequence ATGAAGAACGGCCTGGCTTTATTCCTGAGCATGCTGGTGCTTGTCTGCCCGTACGCCGCCGGCGCTGCGGCGTGGCCCGAGAAGCCCATCAAATTGGTGGTGCCTTATGCGCCAGGGGGATCTACAGATGTGATAGCCCGGCAATACGGAAATTTTCTACATAAAGAACTCAAGCAGGCCGTCATCATTGAAAACAAGCCGGGTGCGGCGACCAATATCGGCAGCGAGGCGGTAGCCAGGGCCGATCCGGACGGCTATACGTTTTTATGGGGTGTGGATACTTTGGCCACAAACCCGTCTGTGGGCCCTGTTCCGCCGTTCGATGTGCACAAGAGCTTGGCGGCAGTCAGCCTGATTGCCCGCATGCCCGGTTTGGTGGCGACGAATATGAACTTTCCCGCCAAGACCATTTCCGAGCTTATCGCCATGGCGCGTCGAAATCCGTCGAAATACACAATTTCAAGCGCCTCTTTATTTCTTCAGGTGGGGATGCTGGAAAAATATACAGATATCAGCCTGACTCATGTTCCCTATAAAGGCGGAGCGCAGGCGGCCACCGACGCCATAGGCGGGCAGGTCGACATGGTATTTGCCAATATTCCTGTATTGCAAACCTTGACGACATCAGGGAAATTGCGGGCCCTGGCGATTACCTCAGCCAAGCGTAGCGAGGCGCTGCCAGACGTTCCCACTTTGAAAGAAAGCGGAATGCCCAACGGTGTTTTTGGCAATTGGTACGGAATATTTGCCCCAAAGAATACCCCTAGAGACATTATCCTGAAAATGGCCGCGGTCAGTCGGAAATTTGTGGAGGAGCCGACCATAAGGAAAACATTGGAACATAACGGCTATCAACTGGAAGCATCAACGCCCGAGGAACTGGAGGCGATGTTGCAAGAAGATGCTTTGCGCACCAAAGAGTTTGTCCGGCAGAATCCCGGCATGTTCGCAAACAAATAG
- the hpaR gene encoding homoprotocatechuate degradation operon regulator HpaR, with protein MNAPFQHRNLPHLLLYARETLMAYFRPILNEAGVTEQQWRVLRTLSELGSMEPNQIARSCQILSPSLTRMLAGMEQSGLIKRTRSAADQRRQEISLTPKSHTLIKHMHPRVDEKYRELEGKIGKELLERLYRDIDAAVGMVKQDEPPR; from the coding sequence ATGAATGCACCCTTCCAGCACCGCAACCTGCCGCACCTGCTGCTTTACGCACGTGAAACGTTAATGGCGTATTTCCGGCCGATACTGAATGAAGCCGGCGTCACCGAGCAGCAATGGCGCGTGCTGCGCACGCTCAGCGAACTGGGCTCCATGGAGCCCAATCAGATTGCCCGCAGCTGTCAAATCCTCAGCCCCAGCCTGACCCGCATGCTGGCCGGCATGGAGCAGTCGGGCCTGATCAAGCGCACACGCTCGGCGGCCGATCAGCGCCGCCAGGAAATATCGCTGACTCCAAAGAGCCATACGCTCATCAAGCACATGCACCCCAGAGTCGATGAAAAATACCGGGAGCTCGAGGGCAAGATCGGCAAGGAATTGCTGGAACGCCTTTACCGCGACATCGATGCCGCGGTGGGAATGGTCAAGCAGGATGAGCCCCCGCGCTAA